The genomic segment CTGCTGCGAAGTGGTACGTACTAATTTCAGGATAAATTAGGTTAAAAAAGCAGTTGGCTAAAACCCATGCCTCAAATTCACGAGACCAGCTATTATGTTAAATCTCATGTTATATTTTTTCTGAAAGTTGCGGTAAACGTACGACAAAATCTTGAATATTTTCAATTCTCGTATCTTATTTTCGACCCTCATTCTAAATGATGCCAACTCTCGGTTGTGCTCCTTTTGCTCCTCAGTTAGTAGCTTTTTTCGGTATTTTTTGTATGGTATCACAACATTACTTTGCAACTTTTGCCATCCCTGATAGCCAGAATCAGCATGCTTTATACTGTCCGTAGGCAGCAATTTCTCCTGTTTTCTTATCCGAAAATCGTGAATTTTCCCACGGTAAGATCTTGAAACCGATAGAATTTGCCCACTTTCTTCGATCACAATTTCTGTTTTCATAGTCGTCATTTTTTTCTTTCCTGAGTAAGATCTCTTACGTTTTTTGCTTTCTTTTGGCTGCTGTATCTGCTGTTCTGTAACATCTGCCAGTACCTTCAAAATCCTCTCTGGAGTTAGGGTTCTGTCCTTTTTTATGGTAATTTTTTTGGCCAGTAGCGGCTCTATTTTCTTCAAAAGTCGGCAAATATTTGCATTATGTAAATTGAAAAGGCAGCCCAAAAATCTGTGGGTTATGTAGGTCCGATAATACAAAATTACGCACAGCATTTTATCTTCCAGCGTTGGTAATTTAGCAGTTCTTCCGTGGCGCTTTTTCTGTTTTTCAAGCTTTTCCCACTCTGGCCTTACTTTTTTAACAATTTTTTCGAATTCTTCTATTTTCAATCCCGTTATATCTCGAAAATTTCTTGGGTGTTTATTTACTTTATGGTAATTTAGACTCATTTTCCCTCACTTCTCATCCCTCTTTTTCTTACTTTACCATCTTTTACACTATTTTGCAGCAAGTCTTATGTACAATATATTGGGCATAGACCAAAATGGCAGAAAAGAAGTCCTGGGCTTTTATTTGGCTGAAAGTGAAGGAGCTAACTTTTGGTTGGGAGTGCTAAATAACCTCAAAGAAAGAGGAGTAGAAGATATTCTGATTGCATGTGTAGATGGGCTAAAAAGCTTTCCTGCAGCCATCAACAGTGTATTTCCCAGTGCAGAAGTGCAGCTATGTATAGTACACCAAATAAGAAATTCTCTGAAATATGTATCCAGTAAAGATGTGAAAGTTTTCATGAATGATTTGAAAAAAATATATCGTGCTTCAAGTAAAGAAATTGCTGAGAATTATCTGCTTGAGCTGGAAGAAAAATGGGGAGAAAAGTATCCTTTAGTTATAAAATCTTGGCAGAATAATTGGGAAAACTTATCCAGTTATTTTAAGTACTCTGGGCCAGTTAGGAAGCTGATTTACACCACTAATCCAATTGAGGGGTTGCATAGACAAATCAGGAAATTTACTAAAACTAAGGGTTCATTTACTAGTACAAATGCCTTGTACAAACAGGTATATTGTGCTATAAAAAAGGTAGAGCAAAAGTGGATTATGGCTCTCCCCAATTGGGCATTAACTATGTCTCAGCTTGATATTTTTTTTCCTGATGGATTGAAAATTGAGTTGAACTAAAAATGCGGCTTGACACACTTTTTTGAACATTCCCTCATGGAGCTGAAAAAAACTATTTTTGATAACAAAAAACTCTATTTTTTTATAGTCAAAGTAAAAGGGTTAATACGATAACCATATGATGATCTTTGCCAACCAAGGGTTTGTATTACATCATCACGTTCAATACTTAATCCTAATTTCTCAGCAATCGTAGCTTTGATTGTTCTTTGCATTTTATTTAATGGTTTTCTGATTTGATGTTCTAAATCTGCTTCTAAACTAAGTCCCAAGAGTTTTTCTAACTGATTAATATTGAGAAGTGTATGTTTTTCAGGTGGTAATTCTTTCTCACAGTCATGTAAAAATTGCTTGAACAATATTCGAAAAATATTAAGGCATGATGCAGCTTTTTTATTTATAACTTCAATACTATTAACATATACCATACCTTTAACTACTTGTAACTCCAAAAGTTTTGTTGGTATAATTGGTTCAACACGTTTAAGCGAAATATATGAAGCTGGTAAAACTTGCAAAGAAGTATTTTCTACCACCTCTGGTACTCCTCTTTTATCTGCCTCTTGGAATATCTCAGTTACAGTCTTAAGCTGACAAAACAATTTCACCATTGGCACTACATATAGATTCAGCAATAGATTTGGTATATCTTTTTTTAGAGTGATGAGAACTGTCGGATGGACTCTAAGTTTATCTATAGTTAAAAATATCGCATCAGTACAAAAATCAAGGATTATTAGATTTACAATACGACCTTGATTACAAATATAATAAACTCCTTTTTCCACTTTTTCCCACATAAGTCTTGAATCATTCAACTTTGTTTCAAACCAGTCTATGATTTTCTCTATATTTAAGTATATGAATAAGAGATGAAATCTCTGTTTTTTATAAGTATTAGGCAAAATATGACGAGAACAGTTTTCACAAATAGCGTCATCACATGCTTCATCAAAGTCTGGATCGATAAAAATCTCATTGCTACAACTTGGATCAATTACATTTGGCCAATCAAGATGATCTTCTTCACGAGAGCAAACAATATAGTATAGCCCTTCTCATAAAAGTAGAAACAGGATAGAATAGGGGCTTAGGGTAATGAAAAGGTAAAAGTGCCAGCAGCATATAGCTATGACTTAAGGAAAAAAGTCATCCAGGCGTTGGATGAAGGAGAGAGTAAAACAGCAGTAGCAAAGAGATTCAAAATTGGTAGAGTAACATTGTATAAATGGGAGAAAAGGCGCAAAGAAACAGGAGATTTTCAATCGAAGAAACTGGGGAATAGGGGCTATAATCATAAAATTACCGACTGGAATGCGTTTGCAGAATTTGTGAAAAAACATGGCGATAAAACACAGTCAGAGGTGGCTAAACTATGGGGCAATATAAGTCGTCAAACAATTCATAGAGCTCTGAAAAAAATTGGATTTACACGCAAAAAAAGACTTATGGGTACAAAGAAAGGAACGAAGAAAAACGAGCTGAATTTTTAAAAGTTATATCTGCAAAATCTCCTGAAAAGCTGGTATATATTGATGAATCTGGTATAGACAATACAGAGGACTACCCATACGGGTATTGCAGAAAGGGAGAGAGGTTTCATGCATTAAAATCAGGTAAAAAAACGCAGCGAGTTAGCATGATTGCAGCTTTAAACAAGGGAAAAATCGTTGCACCTATGACCTTTGAAGGCTATTGTGATACAGAAGACCTGCTGCGAAGTGGTACGTACTAATTTCAGGATAAATTAGGTTAAAAAAGCAGTTGGCTAAAACCCATGCCTCAAATTCACGAGACCAGCTATTATGTTAAATCTCATGTTATATTTTTTCTGAAAGTTGCGGTAAACGTACGACAAAATCTTGAATATTTTCAATTCTCGTATCTTATTTTCGACCCTCATTCTAAATGATGCCAACTCTCGGTTGTGCTCCTTTTGCTCCTCAGTTAGTAGCTTTTTTCGGTATTTTTTGTATGGTATCACAACATTACTTTGCAACTTTTGCCATCCCTGATAGCCAGAATCAGCATGCTTTATACTGTCCGTAGGCAGCAATTTCTCCTGTTTTCTTATCCGAAAATCGTGAATTTTCCCACGGTAAGATCTTGAAACCGATAGAATTTGCCCACTTTCTTCGATCACAATTTCTGTTTTCATAGTCGTCATTTTTTTCTTTCCTGAGTAAGATCTCTTACGTTTTTTGCTTTCTTTTGGCTGCTGTATCTGCTGTTCTGTAACATCTGCCAGTACCTTCAAAATCCTCTCTGGAGTTAGGGTTCTGTCCTTTTTTATGGTAATTTTTTTGGCCAGTAGCGGCTCTATTTTCTTCAAAAGTCGGCAAATATTTGCATTATGTAAATTGAAAAGGCAGCCCAAAAATCTGTGGGTTATGTAGGTCCGATAATACAAAATTACGCACAGCATTTTATCTTCCAGCGTTGGTAATTTAGCAGTTCTTCCGTGGCGCTTTTTCTGTTTTTCAAGCTTTTCCCACTCTGGCCTTACTTTTTTAACAATTTTTTCGAATTCTTCTATTTTCAATCCCGTTATATCTCGAAAATTTCTTGGGTGTTTATTTACTTTATGGTAATTTAGACTCATTTTCCCTCACTTCTCATCCCTCTTTTTCTTACTTTACCATCTTTTACACTATTTTGCAGCAAGTCTAGAGATTTTTAATGGCTGGTTCGAGCAATTTCTGGCACCAATTTTACAGCCTGGACAAACGGTGATTTTGGACAATGCAACTTTTCATAAGTCTAAAAAGATTGTCGAATTTGCCAAAAGTGTTGGTGCAGAAATTATGTATCTCCCTCCCTATTCTCCTGATTTTAATGATATTGAACACTATTGGTTTGCTATCAAAAACAGAGTCAGAAGGAACATACCTCTGTTTAAATCTTTTCGCCATGCTGTCGATTCTGCTTTTCTTCATTTGTTTCCACTATTATGAGAAGGGCTATACCTTTCTTGCATTTTTATCAATCCAAGATCAAATAAGTATCTTGCTGCTTTAATGTGATTTTGACTTGGATTAACCCAAGAACTATTTGAACTTAAAAGATCAGCAATTTGCTCGTGAAAGGATTTTAAGACCATAAGATTGTTCCATATGTTTCTTCAGGTCCTCTCTTTCTTTTTTATTGAGCGGATGCTCTGAATAATAAATTTCCCCACTTGATTTGAAAGAAAATGTTACCTTTTTGTTTTGGAACATTACTTTAGCTGATTGAATAGATTGTAGTATGTTGCCAATAGACGGCTTTAAAATATGTAACTCTGGTGCAATAGGATCGTACGGCTTTACACTCAAAGTAAGATATGTATTACTATTTTTAAAATAATCTGACTTAAAATTTAACTCAAATATACAAATATTAGGGTCAGAACCCTCTATACATGCTTGAAGGAATTTATGCACTTGTAGTAGAAAGTTCTTATCCTGTATATTTACAAAAGTACATTCGCAGTTAAAATAACCACTTACAATACTATTTGCTATTTCCACAGCTTTATTGGTATTTTTAGCACAGAGATTAACCTTTGTACCATCAATCGCAAAATCTAAAATCATCCACTCAGGTTTATGGCCATGAACAACTTTGTTTGAATTAAGCAGTAAATCCATGTCACTTCCTCGACGTACAAACATATATATCCGATCTTGATGATGGAAAAAACCCTGCAATTGGTTTTCAAACTTCAGTATCTGCTCTACAGCTTCTTGTGACATAAATTCCTTGAATGAAGTGTTTATTTGTCTTGGTGATTTCTGTAGAGCAAATGATACGAAACCTCTCTTTTGTACTTTATCAAAGTGATAGACAGATTTTAGAAGTTCACAATTTATGTGAAACAGTAAAAATAACAAGGATCTTTTATCATACTTAGTATTATTTTTTATCAGGTACGATCTCATTAACTCTTGAGTGAGGGCAAATCTTGCTACTTCACTGACTGTAGCTTCAAGTTTCGTACGATCAAAGTAGCTAATGAGATAATAGTTAAAAAGAGAGTCAGAGTAACTGGCAAGTATCTTACGTTTTTGTTGAGTGGATCTATCATCGTAGTCTCCGTCTTGAAAAAGTTGTCCATTTAAATGCTTTTTAAAGCAATGCTGAAAAATAATGCTCAGTTGTTTACCAGAAAGGTAATCTAACCAAGACTGACGTATATTAGAATCCTGAAAACGATCTAATAAAAGGTTAACAGGAACTTCTAAGTCGCTCTCCCAGAATTTATGACTTGGATAAATCTCCATAACATATTAAATAAGCCATGTTATACATAATATGATGATTTAGGCAAAGATTTTTTGGACATAATTTCTTCAAATCTTGTATATTTATTAGGGAGAATTTGTGTGAACTAGATAGCTTTCTTAAACGAGACATAAGGTGTGCATTGGTTTAGTTTAATAGAAGTCTCCTAACCTATAAAAAATTCACAGGAAGAAAAACATGCAAAAGGGAGAGTTGGCTATTTATTGGGGTTATAAACCTAATAGGTTGGCAGATACATATTTGGCAGATGCTTATGAACAATTATTAAAATGTAAAACAAAGGAGGTAGAAGAAAATGACAACGGTAAGCTTGTATGCAAGAGTTTCATCAAGACAACAGGCACAGGAGAATACGATAGAGAGTCAGATTGTAGAATTGGAGCGTCGCATTGGTAGTGATGGACATGAATTATTAGATGAGCATAAGTTTGTCGATAATGGTTATAGTGGATCAAATTTAGAACGTCCTGGCTTAGAGAATTTACGTGATAGAGTAGCAGAAGGTAAGATTGATAAGATATATATTCATTCACCTGATCGGCTATCACGTAAATTTTCATATCAAATGATCTTACTCGAAGAGTTTAAAAAGGCTGGATCTGAAATAGTATTTTTGAATCATAAGTTTGATGATAATCCGGATTCCCATTTATTTCTACAGATTCAGGGAGCAATAGCAGAGTATGAACGTGCAAAGATTATGGAACGAAACCGTAGAGGTAAACTTCATGCGGCCAAAGCTGGGTGTATAAGTGTGATGGGTAGGGCGCCTTACGGTTATCGCTACATAGCAAAACATGTAGGTGAAGGAAGTGCTCAATTTGAGGTTGATGAAGAAGAGGCAAATATAGTGCGTAAAATATTTAGTCGGGTTGACCAAGAAAGAGCAAGTATAGGAGAAGTTGTACATGAACTGAATAAGATACCGGTAATAACACGAACAGGAAAAAGGTATTGGAAAAGGAGCACTATTTGGAACATGTTAAAAAATCCTGCTTATATAGGACAAGCAGCTTATGGTAAAACTAGGACATGCTCAAAACCACAAGTAAAAAAATCAAAAAAAGGAACTTGTGGTAAACTTAAAAGTGGTCGCTTTAATAGTGATAAAGAGAATTGGACTTATATTCCAGTACCAAAAATAATCAATGAGCATTTATTTGATTCAGTGCAGGCACAACTAACTGAAAATAGGCAAAGAGCAAGAGTACGACAAAGAAGAGAAACATATTTATTGCAAGGTTTAATGGTATGTCAACGTTGTCAATATACTTATTGTGGTACAAACCACGTTCATAAAAAGTCGACATATTATTACTATCGTTGCTCTGGTACAAACTCTAGCAAATTCAATGGCAATAAAATCTGCGATAATAAATCAATACGCACTGATATATTAGATGGAGTTATATGGGAAGAAGTCAAGAGTATCTTGAAAGAGCCAGATAGGATTGCAAATGAATATCAACGTAGATTATCAGAGAACAAAAAACCTTTACATAATCAAACACGTGAAAAGCAAGAAAGTAAGTTAAGATTAAGTATCAAAAAATTTATTGATAGCTATGCTAAAGGGTTTATAAGCCAAGAAGAATTTGAACCAAGAATCACAACAATGAAACAGCATTTGAAAGAAATTGAAGAAGAGAAAGAAAGAACGCTTGATCAAAAAAAACTACAACAAGAATTGAGCCTTGTTACAGATAGCTTGAAAAACTTTTCCTCAAGTGTTGAATCAAAGCTTGATCAAGTGGATTGGCAGACTAAGCAAAATATTATTAGAATGTTAATTCATCAAATTGAAATCAATCACAATCACTTGTATATAGTATTTCGCATAAAAAGTCTTGCAAATTTTGATCAAAATAGCCATAATAGAATTATGCAATGTTGTACTAGCAGTCAATATTGTTGGATTGCCGGATAAAACTGTTGCAGAGTCCAAAGAACGTATCAGAGCGGCATTGAACTCAATTAATCTACTGCTACCTCCTAAAAGAATTACAGTTAATCTTTCCCCTGCAGATTTGCTGAAAGAAGGCAGTCATTACGATTTGGCTATTGCTATTGGACTGCTTGCTGTGATGAATGTTATACCAATTGCCAAGGTCCAGTCTTATATCATCATGGGTGAACTTGCCCTTGACAGCAGGGTTATTTCAGTTTCAGGAGTTTTACCAGCGGTAATTAATGCAAAACAGAAAAACAAAGGGGTAATTTGCCCAAGAGAAAATGGAGTAGAAGCTTCATGGATAAAGAATGTTGCAGTATTGGCAATAGAGAAATTAACCGATATCGTTAGATATTTTAAAGGTGAGCAGTCAATTAAGCCGGTAATTTTTAATGTACCGAAAGAAAAAAGGTCAGTGCCTGATATGAAAGATATCAAAGGCCAAGTGGTTGCAAAAAGGGCAGCTGAAATTGCAGCAGCAGGTGGACACAATATGCTTCTTGTTGGACCCCCAGGTACTGGAAAGTCAATGCTTGCTAAGCGATTTATAGGGCTACTGCCTGACTTAACTGAACAGGAGATGATCGATGTGAATATTATTTCCAGTATAATAAAAACTGGTAATGAAATATTCAAAGCAACTCGTCCCTTTCGCGAACCTCATCATTCGTGCTCCATGCCAGCAATGATAGGAGGGGGAAAAAATGTAAAACCTGGAGAAATTACTATGGCTCATAAAGGAGTATTGTTTCTTGATGAATTGCCAGAATTTCCAAGAGTTGTGCTTGATTCCCTACGCCAACCACTTGAAGATAGAGAAGTTACCATTGCAAGAGCCAATGCGCACATTACTTATCCAGCGCATTTTCAGTTAATTGCTGCAATGAATCCCTGCAGATGTGGTTACTTGGGGGATGCAAATAGGTCATGTAGCAAAGCTCCTAAATGTAGCGCGGATTATCAAAACAAAATATCAGGGCCATTGCTTGATAGAATAGATATATGCATCGAAATGCCAAACGTCAGCATACTTTCTCCTGAAATCTCTTCAGAGGGAGAAAGCACTGACAACATAAGGAAAAGAGTAATAGCAGCAAGGAAAATTCAAACCGATCGCTACAGTAAGTTAAATATTAGTTGTAATTCGGAAGTAAGCGGTGAAGCACTGAATAAATTCACTAAGCCAGATCAAGCAGGATTAGAGTTGCTAAAGTATGTACTGGAAGAAAATTACATCTCAAATCGAGGTTACACACGCGTATTAAGGGTTGCAAGAACCATCGCAGATCTTGCAAAAAGCGAAGAGGTAGAAAGAGCACACATTGCTGAAGCGCTAAATTACAGAATAAGGGCATATTAGCGATCTAATCTGCTTGACGGGCGGATTTTTTTATTATATATTATTTTTAAGTAAAATTTTAACATTCTATTGAGGAGTAGAGTTATGACATTCACAAATTATGAGTACAAAGAAGGGGATAGTGTTTTGCATTCTATTTCAGCAGGATACAAACAAGCTGAAAATTACTGGGGAATTCCAGGCGCTATCGCTGGGCTTGGCGAGTATGCCAAAAACAACAAATGGAAAACAGCTGCAGTTGTTGGTGCAGTTGTAGCAGTTCCTCTTATAGCTGCTTATTTTATGAGTCCAGCTTATGCAGGTTTTATTAATACAACGGCAGGATCAACTTATGCTGGTATGATAGCGGGAGGTAAAGGATTATATGCACTTGCAGTAACTAATCCGGTATTCACTGGCATATTAACTGCTGCAATAGTGGGAACTATAGCTGCTCTTATATACATGAACTATAGTAAGGCAAACCAAATTGGGGAACAAGCAACCAAAATTGAAGAAGTAAGGCAAACTGTGCTAAATGCTTGTGAAAAAAATGATCAAGGTCAGCCTAAGCTACAAGATGGAAAGATTGAGATTGCTAATAAAATTAATCCATTGCAGGTCTTAACTGACGTTGCAGTGAAGTTTGGGCTAAAAGGACAAACAAAAGCAGCATAAGTAATTTAACAAAGTAAAGGGATAGATCTCTATCCCTTTTGTTTACACAAGTTGAGGGGTCTATCTAAAAATCTAGATCTATTGATTAATAGTACTTATTAGTATAAATATTAAGAATAAGTAAACCGTATTTACTATTTATAGCCTATAGAAGTGAAAAGTGTTTGCATATTGTTAAAAAAGCAGTAACTTATTATCAAGTGAATTCACTAAATTTGAGTAATTTGAATGTCAATTGACCTTAGTTTACCAGAGCTGCCTGTATTACACCCAAGGATTACCGTTGTGGGAGTGGGTGGTGCTGGTGGAAATGCTGTAAATAACATGATCCAGTCTAATTTGCAGGGAGTGAACTTTGTTGTTGCGAATACCGATGCTCAAGCACTAGAAAAGTCTTTATGTGATAAAAGAATTCAGTTGGGTATTAACTTAACTAAGGGTCTTGGTGCAGGTGCTTTGCCTGATGTTGGCAAAGGTGCAGCAGAAGAATCAATTGATGAAATTATGGAGCATATAAAAGATAGTCATATGCTTTTTATCACAGCAGGAATGGGTGGTGGCACTGGAACGGGTGCAGCGCCAGTAATTGCAAAAGCAGCAAGAGAAGCAAGAGCTGCAGTTAAGGATAAAGTATCGAAAGAAAAAAAAATACTAACTGTTGGAGTTGTAACTAAGCCATTTGGTTTTGAAGGTGTGCGTCGTATGCGCATTGCAGAGCTTGGACTTGAAGAGTTACAGAAGTATGTGGATACTCTCATTGTCATTCCAAACCAAAACTTGTTTAGAATTGCCAATGAAAAAACTACATTTGCTGATGCATTTAAACTTGCTGATAATGTTTTGCATATTGGCATTAGAGGAGTGACAGACTTAATGGTCATGCCAGGTCTCATAAATCTTGATTTTGCTGATATAGAAACGGTCATGAGCGAAATGGGTAAAGCGATGATTGGTACTGGAGAGGCAGAAGGAGAGGATAGAGCAATTAGTGCCGCGGAAGCTGCAATATCTAATCCGTTGCTTGATAATGTGTCAATGAAAGGTGCACAAGGGATATTGATTAACATTACTGGCGGTGGCGATATGACTCTGTTTGAAGTTGATGCTGCAGCAAATAGAGTGCGTGAAGAAGTAGATGAAAATGCGAATATAATATTTGGTGCTACCTTTGATCAAGCTATGGAGGGAAGAGTTAGGGTTTCTGTGCTTGCAACTGGTATTGATGGCGCCGTTACTCGTGATAATAGGTCAGAAACTTCATCTGTGAATCAGGGTGAGGTTTCAGAGGAAGAAAAGTTCAAATGGTCTTACAGCCAAGCTCCAGTATCAGAGACAAAGCCAACTGAACAGGTAAACGAGGGAGTTAAGTGGAGTAGCAATATTTATGATATACCAGCTTATTTAAGAAGAAAGAAATAATGCAATTTTGGCTGCTTAAGTCAGAACCAAGTGAATATTCATGGCAAAAAATGGAAAGAGAGCAAGTGGTTGGATGGGATGGTGTACACAACTACCAAGCTCAGAATTATATGAAAGCTATGAAATTAGGTGATTTTGCATTTTTTTATCATACAGGTAAAGAGAAGGCAATACTTGGAATAGTTGAAGTGTTTAAAGAGTATTATCATGTCGATGACTTCAAGTTTGGGTTGGTGGATGTAAAACTTTCTAAGCCTTTAAACAACCAAGTGACGTTAAGCAATATAAGACAAAATTCACTTTTGAAAGATATGCTTATATTAAAACAACCACGTTTATCAGTTTCTCCAGTCTTAAAAGCCGAATGGAATGAAATAATAAGAATGAGTAAATGTTAGAAGTAAATATTTTCGATAAGAGGTGGTACAGCATTATAGAGAATCCGGAGAGCTTTATACTAAACATTATAAATGCTTCTCTGAAGGAATTGAGAATAGATCACTATGAACCAAGTGTATCGATAGCTCTTGCTGATGATAATTTACTACATCAACTTAATTTAAAATTTAGAAAAATAGATAAGCCGACTAACGTACTATCATTTCAGTGTGAGCAATTATCTAATGAATGCGACTTAGGAGATATAGCAATTTCGATAGACACAATAAAAAAAGAATCTAGTGAGTACCTTATACCCATTCCAGCTCATGTTGCGCATATGTTGGTGCACGGGTTACTGCATTTACTTGGCTATGATCACCAAGAGGAAGATGAGGAAATTATAATGAGAAATTTAGAAAGTAAGATTTTAATTTCGCTTGGCTACAATATGTGTGCAATTTAAAAGGAATTTTATAAAAATATAGTAGATGATACTAAAATATGTTATCTACAAGATTAAAGGGGTTTTAGGCTATAGACGATAAAGGTAAGTAATATGGTTCAGTTTTCTCTGCCAAAGAATTCTAAAGTTAATAAAAAGGGCAAAGTTTATTCTGCTCCTGCTAGAGTAAAAAATATTAGAAGATTTCAGATTTATCGTTGGTCTGCTAATGATGAGAAAAATCCTAGAATAGACACATTTTTCATTGATATGGATAATTGTGGCTCTATGGTACTTGACGCGTTGATAAAAATAAAGGATGAGATAGATTCAACCTTGACTTTTAGACGTTCTTGTAGAGAAGGAATATGTGGGTCTTGTGCTATGAACATTGATGGAACCAATACTCTTGCATGTACTAAATCTATACACGATATAAAAGGTGACATAAAAATATATCCATTACCTCATATGTACGTAATAAAGGATCTAGTTTCGGACTTAAACCAGTTTTATGAGCAATATAAGTCAATTAATCCTTGGTTACAAGCGGATAAGCCTGATCTCCCAAATAAAGAGTATTTACAATCTCTTGAAGATAGAAAAAAATTGGATGGTCTTTCTGATTGCATATTATGTGCTTGCTGCTCAACTGGTTGTCCAAGTTATTGGTGGAACAGTGATAAGTTTTTAGGACCAGCGATACTGTTGCAAGCTTACAGATGGATTGCTGATAGCCGTGACAGTAAGACGGATGAAAGACTTGATGCTTTGAATGATCCATTTAAACTGTATCGTTGTCACACAATAATGAATTGTACAAAAACCTGTCCTAAAGGGCTGAATCCAGCAAGAGCAATAGCAAAAATAAAACAGCTTATGGTAGAGAGGAAAGGAATTTGAATGCTATCTTTTGCATTCCTCGTAAGAAAAGAGTAACCCTTCTGAAGCGTAAGGTATTGTTAACGTTCTGAACGCTTGTCCATTTGTGAGGTGGATTGTATCATTGTGTGGTCCAAATAATTTTTTAAATAGCTCATGCCCTTGGGTACTGATAATGTGAAAGTCCTCTTGTTTTAAGAGTTTTTTAGATTCAAATAAGTAAAGCATGACTTCATGATAAGTTGGGTAAGATGCCAAAAATTTTGTGTCAAATTGAAAGGTTTTTACAAAAGCATTATTGTAAAATTTTAGTTTTTGATTCTTACTGTATATTGCAATAGCAATTGGTAATTCCTCAAGTAAATTTTTCTGCGTAGCTAGATGGCTATCTAATTCAGCACGTAACCCTTCGGC from the Candidatus Wolbachia massiliensis genome contains:
- a CDS encoding transposase family protein, producing the protein MSLNYHKVNKHPRNFRDITGLKIEEFEKIVKKVRPEWEKLEKQKKRHGRTAKLPTLEDKMLCVILYYRTYITHRFLGCLFNLHNANICRLLKKIEPLLAKKITIKKDRTLTPERILKVLADVTEQQIQQPKESKKRKRSYSGKKKMTTMKTEIVIEESGQILSVSRSYRGKIHDFRIRKQEKLLPTDSIKHADSGYQGWQKLQSNVVIPYKKYRKKLLTEEQKEHNRELASFRMRVENKIRELKIFKILSYVYRNFQKKYNMRFNIIAGLVNLRHGF
- a CDS encoding recombinase family protein encodes the protein MTTVSLYARVSSRQQAQENTIESQIVELERRIGSDGHELLDEHKFVDNGYSGSNLERPGLENLRDRVAEGKIDKIYIHSPDRLSRKFSYQMILLEEFKKAGSEIVFLNHKFDDNPDSHLFLQIQGAIAEYERAKIMERNRRGKLHAAKAGCISVMGRAPYGYRYIAKHVGEGSAQFEVDEEEANIVRKIFSRVDQERASIGEVVHELNKIPVITRTGKRYWKRSTIWNMLKNPAYIGQAAYGKTRTCSKPQVKKSKKGTCGKLKSGRFNSDKENWTYIPVPKIINEHLFDSVQAQLTENRQRARVRQRRETYLLQGLMVCQRCQYTYCGTNHVHKKSTYYYYRCSGTNSSKFNGNKICDNKSIRTDILDGVIWEEVKSILKEPDRIANEYQRRLSENKKPLHNQTREKQESKLRLSIKKFIDSYAKGFISQEEFEPRITTMKQHLKEIEEEKERTLDQKKLQQELSLVTDSLKNFSSSVESKLDQVDWQTKQNIIRMLIHQIEINHNHLYIVFRIKSLANFDQNSHNRIMQCCTSSQYCWIAG
- a CDS encoding YifB family Mg chelatase-like AAA ATPase, with product MIKIAIIELCNVVLAVNIVGLPDKTVAESKERIRAALNSINLLLPPKRITVNLSPADLLKEGSHYDLAIAIGLLAVMNVIPIAKVQSYIIMGELALDSRVISVSGVLPAVINAKQKNKGVICPRENGVEASWIKNVAVLAIEKLTDIVRYFKGEQSIKPVIFNVPKEKRSVPDMKDIKGQVVAKRAAEIAAAGGHNMLLVGPPGTGKSMLAKRFIGLLPDLTEQEMIDVNIISSIIKTGNEIFKATRPFREPHHSCSMPAMIGGGKNVKPGEITMAHKGVLFLDELPEFPRVVLDSLRQPLEDREVTIARANAHITYPAHFQLIAAMNPCRCGYLGDANRSCSKAPKCSADYQNKISGPLLDRIDICIEMPNVSILSPEISSEGESTDNIRKRVIAARKIQTDRYSKLNISCNSEVSGEALNKFTKPDQAGLELLKYVLEENYISNRGYTRVLRVARTIADLAKSEEVERAHIAEALNYRIRAY
- the ftsZ gene encoding cell division protein FtsZ; this encodes MSIDLSLPELPVLHPRITVVGVGGAGGNAVNNMIQSNLQGVNFVVANTDAQALEKSLCDKRIQLGINLTKGLGAGALPDVGKGAAEESIDEIMEHIKDSHMLFITAGMGGGTGTGAAPVIAKAAREARAAVKDKVSKEKKILTVGVVTKPFGFEGVRRMRIAELGLEELQKYVDTLIVIPNQNLFRIANEKTTFADAFKLADNVLHIGIRGVTDLMVMPGLINLDFADIETVMSEMGKAMIGTGEAEGEDRAISAAEAAISNPLLDNVSMKGAQGILINITGGGDMTLFEVDAAANRVREEVDENANIIFGATFDQAMEGRVRVSVLATGIDGAVTRDNRSETSSVNQGEVSEEEKFKWSYSQAPVSETKPTEQVNEGVKWSSNIYDIPAYLRRKK
- a CDS encoding EVE domain-containing protein produces the protein MQFWLLKSEPSEYSWQKMEREQVVGWDGVHNYQAQNYMKAMKLGDFAFFYHTGKEKAILGIVEVFKEYYHVDDFKFGLVDVKLSKPLNNQVTLSNIRQNSLLKDMLILKQPRLSVSPVLKAEWNEIIRMSKC
- the ybeY gene encoding rRNA maturation RNase YbeY, translating into MLEVNIFDKRWYSIIENPESFILNIINASLKELRIDHYEPSVSIALADDNLLHQLNLKFRKIDKPTNVLSFQCEQLSNECDLGDIAISIDTIKKESSEYLIPIPAHVAHMLVHGLLHLLGYDHQEEDEEIIMRNLESKILISLGYNMCAI
- a CDS encoding succinate dehydrogenase iron-sulfur subunit, with product MVQFSLPKNSKVNKKGKVYSAPARVKNIRRFQIYRWSANDEKNPRIDTFFIDMDNCGSMVLDALIKIKDEIDSTLTFRRSCREGICGSCAMNIDGTNTLACTKSIHDIKGDIKIYPLPHMYVIKDLVSDLNQFYEQYKSINPWLQADKPDLPNKEYLQSLEDRKKLDGLSDCILCACCSTGCPSYWWNSDKFLGPAILLQAYRWIADSRDSKTDERLDALNDPFKLYRCHTIMNCTKTCPKGLNPARAIAKIKQLMVERKGI